In Reichenbachiella agarivorans, one genomic interval encodes:
- a CDS encoding YdeI/OmpD-associated family protein: MKNRPELYFENDTAWREWLSQNHDQADGAYLIFYRVTSEQPSMRWEEAVRVALCYGWIDSTVKKIDEDKRRQLFTPRKAKSAWSKINKTHITELIELGLMHESGLKVIENAKEDGTWTSLDDVEELTMPDDLQAAFETNPIAYSHYEAFSRSYRKSYLYWLNSAKRQETRDKRITEIIRLCQANVKSRT; the protein is encoded by the coding sequence ATGAAAAACCGCCCAGAATTATACTTTGAGAATGACACAGCATGGAGAGAATGGTTGTCACAAAACCATGATCAAGCAGATGGCGCATACCTGATTTTTTACCGGGTGACATCTGAACAGCCCTCGATGCGTTGGGAAGAAGCGGTACGGGTGGCACTGTGCTACGGCTGGATTGATTCTACAGTCAAGAAAATCGATGAAGACAAAAGGAGACAACTTTTCACACCACGCAAAGCCAAAAGTGCCTGGAGCAAAATCAATAAGACACACATCACAGAGCTCATTGAACTGGGGTTGATGCATGAGAGTGGATTAAAGGTCATAGAAAACGCAAAGGAAGATGGTACTTGGACCAGTTTGGATGATGTAGAAGAATTGACAATGCCTGATGATTTACAAGCTGCATTTGAGACGAACCCAATCGCCTACTCACACTACGAAGCGTTCAGTCGAAGCTATCGAAAATCCTATCTCTACTGGCTCAACTCTGCCAAACGACAAGAAACACGGGACAAACGCATCACGGAAATCATCAGATTATGTCAAGCCAATGTCAAGTCTAGAACATAA
- a CDS encoding formate/nitrite transporter family protein, whose product MIKLFKNESAQPGQPKEVKEILEEQIETSLKEFNRSNIGLFMSAFTAGLEIGFSVLFMGTMLTLFGQDLSPNVMKLVLALCYPIGFIFVIIGRSELFTEHTALAILPVLRGAVRLRAIFLLWGLVYSGNLLGGFLFSILIAKIGPAVGFIEPSAFHDLAYHLVSYDWDVILLSALLAGWMMGLLGWLVTSSQETISRILVITMVTAIIGVAGLHHCIVGSIEVFTGMITSPDIHFTDYLHFQLWATLGNTLGGTFFVAILKFSHVRLKG is encoded by the coding sequence ATGATCAAGTTATTCAAGAACGAAAGTGCACAACCCGGACAACCTAAAGAAGTCAAGGAAATCCTCGAAGAACAAATAGAGACCAGTCTCAAGGAGTTTAATAGATCCAATATTGGATTGTTTATGTCGGCATTTACTGCTGGGTTGGAGATAGGTTTTAGTGTGCTATTTATGGGGACGATGCTCACTTTGTTTGGGCAGGATTTGAGTCCCAATGTCATGAAATTGGTGTTGGCACTGTGCTATCCGATAGGTTTTATCTTTGTAATCATTGGTCGGTCAGAATTGTTTACCGAGCACACAGCCTTGGCCATACTGCCAGTGCTGCGTGGGGCAGTGAGACTCAGGGCTATCTTTCTGTTGTGGGGATTGGTTTATAGTGGCAACTTGTTGGGAGGTTTTCTTTTCAGCATTTTAATAGCCAAAATCGGACCAGCTGTAGGCTTCATTGAGCCAAGTGCATTTCACGATTTGGCGTACCATTTGGTTTCGTATGATTGGGATGTGATACTGCTCTCCGCATTGCTTGCCGGCTGGATGATGGGTTTGCTGGGTTGGTTGGTTACATCCTCTCAAGAAACAATCAGCCGAATTCTGGTCATTACGATGGTGACCGCTATCATTGGTGTGGCTGGGTTGCACCACTGTATTGTTGGTTCTATTGAGGTCTTTACAGGCATGATCACCAGCCCTGATATTCATTTCACAGATTACTTACATTTTCAGCTTTGGGCCACCCTTGGCAATACACTGGGAGGCACCTTTTTCGTAGCTATTCTTAAATTTAGCCACGTGAGGTTAAAGGGATAG
- a CDS encoding cysteine hydrolase family protein codes for MIKINRDLRPEDSLDPLEGYYQEFVNDQSSLRQVHLDNHEVALLIIDIQYLDAAKGYGVFQDVTTSGIPIEQQEYYFDTLQANVLPNVQRMLKTFREKNIEVIHTRIQAMTQDGRDRSNGHKRLGLLAAPGSKEAEFLPEVAPLGDEIIVNKTASGVFSSTNINYILQNLKINELIVAGVYTNECVETTIRDACDLGYLVTMVEDACTTVTPELHQGTINSIKNRYASVLSTDEVIRRFQGVEEHIVDPDELSFHRGANLE; via the coding sequence ATGATAAAAATAAATAGAGACCTAAGACCCGAAGATTCACTTGACCCACTAGAAGGGTATTATCAGGAATTTGTCAATGATCAGTCTAGCCTGAGACAAGTACACTTGGATAATCATGAGGTGGCGTTACTGATCATAGATATTCAGTATTTGGATGCTGCCAAAGGTTACGGCGTATTTCAAGACGTAACGACCTCTGGTATTCCTATTGAGCAGCAGGAGTATTATTTTGACACACTACAAGCCAATGTGTTGCCCAATGTTCAGCGCATGTTGAAAACTTTTCGTGAGAAAAACATTGAAGTAATTCATACACGCATTCAAGCCATGACGCAAGACGGACGCGACCGCAGCAATGGTCACAAGCGTTTGGGTCTCCTCGCGGCTCCAGGATCCAAAGAGGCAGAGTTTCTGCCAGAAGTAGCTCCCCTTGGGGATGAGATCATAGTCAACAAGACGGCCTCTGGGGTGTTTTCATCAACCAATATCAATTACATCCTACAAAATCTAAAAATCAATGAACTGATCGTAGCAGGGGTCTATACCAACGAATGTGTAGAAACAACGATTCGTGATGCATGCGATTTGGGCTATCTGGTGACTATGGTAGAAGATGCTTGCACCACGGTGACACCAGAGCTGCATCAAGGTACGATCAACAGTATCAAAAATCGCTATGCTTCGGTATTATCCACTGATGAAGTCATACGTAGATTCCAAGGTGTAGAGGAACATATAGTGGATCCAGATGAATTGTCATTCCATAGAGGAGCCAATTTGGAGTAA